The Anser cygnoides isolate HZ-2024a breed goose chromosome 4, Taihu_goose_T2T_genome, whole genome shotgun sequence region AGGTGTTAGAacaatttttcactttttgcaGGTAttgtttggaaaatgttttcctttgttcaacCCTGTGGAGCTTGGGGAATTAAGAGTtggatttcagaaataaaaattcatagtttgtgaaataattttccagCAGTCAATATCTGATGGGTTGCTTGAAAGACTGTTACCCTTTAGTACACATGAGATTGtgtaatttaatataaaattggAGAGCAAAGGTAAGAACTGAATGTGCAACCCTATGTCTGATGATAGGATCTGAAAGATTGACTCTACTGCCACTCAGCTGTATTTCAAAACTTATGCTGTGTCTTAAGGATTTTTACGAATACATCATAGTTCAAATACCTTAGAAGACGTAGTATTACTGCATCAATTGTTGTGCCTAAGTTGTGCCTTAACATGGAGTCTTAGACAAATTTACTCCCTCATTAAACTAGAGAGTGAGGGTTAATAATTGTTTCATtgttgaaatacaaaaattaagTCAAAGGGCACTTTTTATATTGGGATCCATCAGGTAACAGTCATTGTGAATAAAATGAGgttgcattttctttaacataATTGTACCCCATCTGGTGAGTGAGGGGAACAtgcaaaaaaaagttaagtGTGTCTGCTGCTAAAACTGGTTGCAACTGTCAAAACATAGctacattattttcaaaaagaatttcAGGTTGTTTGTTAATGTGTGACTTCATTGTCCAGCACAGCTAGTCAAATACaagtattttgctttaatattAAAGAATCCTTTGTCTTCAAACAATTGTTTGACTCTTCtgtaaaaatcagtatttctgtttgaatGAAATTTAGCAAGCTATATACCAAGTGTTTCCTAGTAACTATAAATCTCAGTATACCTAAGGTAAGATTTTTTTACATGATTGTATCCCTATAAAATCATTGTTCTATTGAAAGAATCTGACCACTGTTAAAAGAGTGTCTGTAAGCTTCACAGGCTGTATAGCCAAAGGTGAGATCCTCAGAACAGAACACCCTCCTAGGTGGGTtccaaaatgattaaaaaaaaaaaaaaaaagacaaactatGAACTCTTCCCATTGCAAACACTGCCTTTAAAAGTTAGATATGACACTTTAAATCCATCTTGTTGAACTCTTcattgggaaaaaatataaaatcccAAATTGCAATAATTTAAGATTACACTAATGCAAGAAACTGCCTTCATTCTTTCCAGAGAAATTAAACTACGAAGTCTAGATACCTGTTTTTTCAGACTAGgtattagtatttttaaaatgtgaagcttttatgtttatatagaaaagaaataaaatccagaatTAACTTTGCTTTAGTTAAAATTACTAGaacaacaggaggaaaaataaagcttccttcctttttaaaaaagaaaaagcatttgtgaAGATCTTGTCTTCAAGTCTTCGTATACTTCCATGTAGTAGTTATACTTTGTGGGTTCTGATCTTGTATCAATATCATCTGTATCAGAAAATTATACTGATAAATATCAACTAATaagaaatgaagctgaaaagGAAACTAGGCAATATTATAGAAACAAGTAAATTAAActattgttaaaataaataataacaaaagctGTATTGTAGAATGTGACTACAATTAAACCAggtttttcaatttatttggCTTAAAATAGAATTGTTCCCTAACAGGCAGTAAACTTAGATTTCTCTTTGTTGATTATACAGTCAACAGAACTGTAAATAGAATGAGGTTTGTGTTTCAAAGTTCCATATCTCTGTGGTTAATCTGTTCAGTGGTATCCTGGAAGGTGCTAAATAACCATCATAACAGAGCATCTGTCAGCTTGTTTCTCTTGGAGTTCTTCAGAATGCACATCTGTTTTGTCTCTCTTTCCTGAGGAATCTAGAagcaagtcagaaaaaaatgtaaaattattttttaaaaaaggggtTTGTGTGTGAAGATTAGAAGTATTAAAATGCCATAATTTAAAGGTCAAAGCATTGTTTTAATCAGATTTAAATGTAGCGTACAAACTTAGGTTAAGCTTTTAAAGAAGGCCTCATTTTCCCCTGTGAAGGCACCATTTTAGCCCTACAGATAAAGTCAAAGCTCTACTATTTTCTGAGGGTATGTTTGTTTAAATCCATACTGACTATCCTTGATGGGAAAATGGAAGAACATATACAAACAAGCTGTAAACTGATCAGTCAGCTCAATTTGTGACTACTATCAGTACCCAAAACAGCCCAACAAGATGACATCTGTGTGCCTAGGGCCATCATGTGGTTCAGCGTACCTACACGCTAGGCTTAGTAATTTGCTACAGAGCTGACTATGCTGATTCAGTTCCCACTTTTTCAGGACTAAAGTCTACAGTTCCCTATGCAGGCAAGATTATTGCTTAAGTGAGGACCACATCTACCCATTCACACTTTCAACAAAATGAAGATCTCCATTACGTaacaggagcagaaaaaaaatgatttcagtaTGGTGAACATATGCAAAATAAAGTTCTGAGGAAAGTAAGAGAAGCACTTCTGAATATCAGAATAACTTCTGCAGATGCAAGACCAGAGAAAACCCTGAAGCAATtttatgttaaaagaaaaaaaataaataaatactgccaAACCCCTCTAAGCCTTCTATTTTCTAAGAAATTGTAGATGATTTCTTCCAAGTTTTTAAACATGGAATCTCTTGGTTGCCTGTATAGCAAAAGTACACCAAAACCACCCAACATTATAATCTGAAAAGATTAAATTGAAAACTTAAATGATGTGAGAAACAAACTTACATGATGGAGCAAACACTTTCTCCTTTGGGATACTAGCTATATTTGTAGAGGACGTTGTGCAGTTAAGATGGTAAACTGTACGATGTCTGAAACTTCGTTTAATGTTAAACCGTCctttaaagcaaaaatcacAAGTTGTTCATTTCAGCAGTATGTCAAGCATCTGACCACTTAGTTGATCAATTCCCCAGTTTAGTTGAAAACAGTTAccatccctgtccccccacTTGACTTAGACACCCAGACAACCATGGCagctgtataaaaataaaataaatcctctaAAGAGAAGGGGGAATATTAAACAGGTCGTATAGTAAAAATTCACTATATCTTCTTTTCaaacataatattttttgtatgttcaaaaataaaatgaattttagcATTTTTGGACACAATATGCATATTAAAGAGATAAAATGTTGAGATTGCACAGGTATGTCTTGAAACCACACATTCTGAATTTcaacaatttcaaaatatttcaagagtATAATCATTAAGTCATTGTAGTTAAACATATTACTTGGCAAAGTAGGTCCTCtactggagaaaacaaaaaacaatagaaaaaaaaatgaaaactttataCATTCTGATGCGGATCCAGAACAAATTCTTTGTTTGATGTCTGTTGATCAGAATACTCGAGCCTCTTCAAACATGTTAAAGATTAAGTTAGAAGAAACGCTATTTGAAATGTGATTTCCAATTTCTGTCTGCATAAGCTTTGTTTACTCCTGCAACTATCATTGATATCAAGAAGCTGGAAGAACTCTCAGAACTCATACTCCCAGTACATGCaatgcacaaaacagaaaaaattagAAGAGACCTCAGCCTTGGTCTATGGCATAGAAGAGACCAATCCTGGAATGTTAGGCTCAGATTTGGTGCCAGCATTTTCAGAAGGATACTGAAAATTCACAGTATAGAAAAAGGCTTCAATATGAAAACAAACCAGAGAACTCAAATCTATTTTGTGAAATGCAATGGGCATAGGTTTGATGTTTTTTAATTGATGCAGAGCATCTTTGACCAAAGGAGGTTGAACTACATAGCCTGATGATCTCTTCAAACCTCAAAATGGGTGAACTGGTTGCGATGAGACTGATCCATGACTGATGTATGTGCAAACATCTGCAAGACTGAGTTTTTTTAAAGGTCTTATCCTTTGTCTTGCAGAAGCAAGAGCAATAAACATTACAATGAACAGAATTAtaataattgattttaaaaatgtttttgcactgTTGAAGATCATTTGATAATGCCAGTGAAAGGCAACAACTGGTCTGATTCCTTATCCAGGTAAGTTAAATTAACCtaataaacaaaaggaagaaataatcaGCTGTTATATTATCCTTTCACATTATTTTATAGCTGAAGAAACCCAATTCTTTTCCACTTCTCATACATCATGTGCACCAGCCTTCTAACCACCTTGGTGGCCCTTCCTGGACTGACTCCAGAATGATAACCTGTTTTGTACTGGGTAGTACAAAACTGAGGACAGTACTCCACATGCAGTCTCTTAAGTGCCATAAAGGGGCTAAAAATCAATTCCCAAACCACTGACATATTATTCTGTTACTAGCAACCCAAGATGTTGCTGGCCTCCACTGCTGCAAGGGCACTATTCAACTTGTCCACCAGGAACCTTTCTGTGCAAAGCTCCTCTCTAAGCGGCTGCCTGCAGCCCGTAGCAGTGCATAGGTTACTCCATTCGCACGGCAGGACTTTGTGATGAGCATCACatcctgtcagcccatttctccagcctgctgtGGTCTCTCTCAACGTGAAGGGACCTTCATCCAGCGTGCCAGTCACTCCCCCACTTGCTATGAGCGCCCTCCATCCCACCATCCAGGTCACTGATAAAGACATTAGGCAGTGCTAGCCCAAAAAGTGATATCTGAGGGAAGTCACTCGTAACTGGCCATCGTCTAGACTTTGTCTACAATCAGTCCCTTGAATCTGACACTCCAGCCAATTTTCCATCCATCTCATCAATCACTTTTCCACTCTATGTCTCAGTAGTCTGACTGTAAGAATACTGCGGGTCTTTGCTAAAGGCAAGATATACAACATCCACTGCTATCCCCATGAACCCAGAGCTGTTTATTTCTTCAAAGAATAACAGTGGCAAGTTATAGCATCTCTGGGTATTGCTTCAACAAAGAAGAGTGAAGGAACTTGGCAGCTTCTTTCAGTAATACGAAGTATCAGAGGGAAGTATTAATTGTGTTAATGGTGGAagtgtaattaaaattaaatttgactCCAATAACATAACATTGATATACTACCCAAGGAACGTTGAATGCAGCCACACAGTGGTCATCAACcacaaaacttcagaaaaaaattcaaagactGTACTCACAACCCAATGCATCACATCTAAAGGTTCTCACAGTACTCCCCAGCCACATTGAGGCAAGCGAGACAAAGACAACCAAAGCAGGCCTGCTACTTGCTGTCTTCAGCTGCTGTTCAGAAATTTTGAGCTGTAGCTGTGGGAAAATGTGGCTGTCCCAACCTCTGGTCCTgcttgaggaaaataaaaaaacaagagaaacacTCACGTGGATCCTCTTCCCTCTCTTGCATTCTCATTCTCATATGCATATTACTGATGGCATTAGCCTTCTGTCTGTTTATGGTAACACTGGGTTCCATCATTATTTCTGTCAGCCTAATGTTATTCTTGATAGCCTTGGAAGCTGTTGATCTGGCAACCATTGGTAACTGTGTCTGGTAACAGTAGTCTGTAAAATCAATCTCCCTGTCCTGAAGGCTTTTAATActgggggttaaaaaaaaaaaaaaagtgtttgggAATTAATTACAGTAAGAAATGGCTAAATATTAGTTGTTACTGTTCTATAATgtatgttattttcattttcaacaaATAGAAACCAATACACAAACTAATAGCTTGACCAAAATGATATGTAAAGAGCCAGTCCAGGAGCTGAACTGAATCAAGAAGCAGTCAGTACCCAGGGCTGTGGGCTCAATCCACTCAGTTACAGCTCCTCAAGCTCTTCTTTCAGAGTcaaatttcactttaaaatacatttttcatttatgacTGTGCTATTTCTTGCCAAATTAGGATACAATAAGAAACGTTGATTGATCAACACCGTTGAAGCCATCTATAGGCATCATCGACTCACCATCTGTTTGTTAGCATGGAGTAGATGTCCTGCACcagcctttctgctgctcctggtTTGCAGTGAATTGTTCCCTCTATCAGTTCCTGGGCCACGCTGAGGTTGTGTTTTGCAAAAAACTttatgcaacagaaaaaaaaatatatatatacatatatatacacacacacgtatcTTTGTGCATGACCAAGTGCAAAGATGCCTGTCTTGTTTGAATTTGTTACCCCAAATGAAATTTTTCTTGTTGACCCATGAAAGGTTACTTCACCAAGACGAGCTTTCAGCACGAAATTTGTACCAACCAAGAGGACAACAAGCCCAGAATTCCCGACAGCAGCAGCTTATCCCAATTGTGCCAGTTTTACACACCTCATTCTTGTGGAGCGGGAGCTCAAAATGACAAATGACATACTTTAGACCTCGTTAAGAAGCCACAAACTGCCCATTAAAATTTtagggggcggggagggggggcataACGCGTTGCAGGGCGAAGCCCTCACCCGCCGCAGCCGGGCCCAGTTGCTCAGCTTGGCGGGCAGCGAGCTGCCGGTCCCGCAGGCGCGGCTCCGGATCTCGAGGGGGAAGTAGCGCGCCAGGATCTCCACCACCAGGTACCCGTTGGAGAAGTGTCTGCCGAGACAACACGAAGGGGCGCTGGCACCGGctcccgttccccccccccccacactttgcccggcccggcccggcgcacCTGCGGCAGTGCCTGGGGCAGGCGGGGAGGTCGAGGCTCTGCAGCCAGCGGAGCACAGCGCGGGGCAGCCCGGGCTGACGAGGAGCCATGGCGGCGCCGAGACGCGCTCCTCGCCTCACGGCAACGGCCGCAacgggcggggccgcgcggcgggcggcgctgTGGCGCTGCCAGCGCCGCGGAACGGGACGGGCTTCCTCGCCCCGCTGTTCCCCGTGCGGCCGCACTTCACCTTTGTTTTATTCATACAGAGGTATGGCAGCTGGCGAAAAAGGAACCTTGTAAGACTGGCTGTGTTGTAGTAGTTTCTTTGCCAGGGTTCTGGCTTCGTTTAGTGTTTGTTTCAGGTCTGATTCCTCATGTTTTAATACATTAGCTAAAATTTACCTCATGCTAAGAGTTCAACCCATCAGAGCCCCATTGTACAAACGTGACAGTTTTCTTCAATTTCTGACTAAACAAAGGATCATTTTTTGGAAGGGATTTTACTGACCCCTAAGGTCGGTTGTTTTGTTAGCGTGTGTTTCTGGTATGTGGCATTAGAGTGGTCTGATCTGCCAAGGACCTGTTCCACTATGCAGTCCTGCCAGGGCAACAACCCACATTCCCtattttgtttgtccctgttaCATAGTAACAGAAGCCGTGCCTGTCCAACTTGGGGCAGTTGGCTCAAGTGACTCTATTTTCATATTATTATCTGGTAGCAAAAGATTAAAGATTATGTGGAGAACTGCATGTTACCTGAGATTAAAGACATAAAAGTACTACTGCCAGCTGGTTGTGGTTTAGTCTCCCTGCTAGGCTACCATTCTGTAGAAGTAAAGAGGAAGCAGTTCCCAGTAGCTGCAAGCACTTAAAATGATCTCGTTTGCTTTTTGGATGATTGCAGGGATCAGTGGCAATAGACACTGCAAATGCTGTGAGCATGTGAACAAACCTAGGGGTGGTGAAATGAGATGGTAGGCACTGTAATGTGACTCTCAGCAAAACTAACGTTTTTTCATGCCACTTTTCCTGAGTCAAATCTGAAAATCTCACAGCTGAAGATGAGAGCCTGAGTGATCGTGTTCCATATATAAATGCCCAGTGGTGCTGTGGTTGGCTTGGCACTATCCTGTTTCTTGAAGTAATACACAGTAATGGTGTTATACAGAAAACCAAGAAATTACTAGTTTCTGGGtgcaaaacaaaactaccaAACTTGCTCACTATGTACTCTAACTTCTGTTAAGAAGAGTATGCACAATATGGGGTCCTAACCCATCTAACCTTCCTTTAGAGGGACCCCAGAAGAGGCTCCCACTGGAGCTTTTTGCAAGGACCAGATGTAAATTAATATTCCTTGTAACAAGGATAAGGGTCAGAAAGCTGGATTTTATTAGGTGGACATAAATTAGCAACTGAGTAAGCATTCTTCTTTGTGAAAACTTCCTCTATAGTTAGTTCCTCGCTTAGCATCTTTCCATACTAATGTAACTACTGAAAGGAGTCACTGAAAAGGAATGGAAGAAGGTGAATCATGAGGGCAAGTGGTAAAATTTCAGGTATCATGCTTTGGTTCACAGGAACTGAGTGCCTGTCACTTAGGAAGTTCTCAAATGAAGAtcaaattaaaagacaaaattaggAGTGCTATATTTTGATTATCTAGTCAGATCACCTTTTTTGCTCGGACTGGTTATCATTACCATGCAAGAGCATGAGTGCAGTAAAAATCCTTTGGATTTTCTGATGTCTCCTGGAGCTGTCTGCATCCCTTCTCTGGCTAAAGagttgaaaaatataatttcattatGGTCACGGAAATGCCTGCATCCTGGGAttctgaaacacattttttggaGTTGGGAACCTGTTTATGAAATAGACAGTAGAAGAAGTAATAGCTTTTTCACAGTGAGACCTGCCACATTACAGGGAATTGATGTATTTCCAGAGCCTTGCATCTACCTCCTGAACTTCAGGTTGAAGATGTAGTAGCCTTAAGAAACCTTGCAGATGCCCTACAATAATGTATTTCTCTGAGGCAAATAACTAATATATCCCTAAGTTATGACAGAGTACTGTTATGAAAAGGTATGGAAAGAGCCCAAAGAATCCTGTTACAAGAGGGTACCAGAAAGTATCTCAGAACTAAGGCTTCTGAGGAGTATTCTCCTAGAATTTGTAGACTTGTAACTttactaatttttaaattagagAATCTACAAATTATgcatggctggaaaaaaaaagttcatagcACAGAACTCCAGTTCACAGCACAGGCAGTAAgaaaatattaaggaaaattTTCACTGTCGTTAATGAATTGtttatataaagaaaaggaagaaaaatagatatgtatttattttatttttttttaatcaatggaTATAGTGTACCTACTAACAAGTAATTTTAGGtacacaaaaaaacagaaatttaaaaacacataaaataatGACTCCAAATGGACAAACTTAacaaataataatgaagaaactttttgcatttcaggTGTGTCAACCaaattttaaagtataaatacaattaaaattaaCAGCACTAAAGCTAATTAGTAATTAGTGTTACGCTAAAGCTATACAATCATTTCCCAGAGTATCAGCACACATTCAATTCAGCCTTATTAGCACCTTGGTACCAGTTGCTGAATGGCTCCCAATTATTATTACATATCAACACCAGGTGtcaaagatttgttttcttaaagtaatatgcaaaaggcattttttttctgcccagcAGTTCTTTAGGTAAAATATAcaataaacagaaagaagaaaaagtatttgttaTTCAAGCTTCTAAAGGTTAATTACTACATTATCTATACTGTAAGAAATTCTTCAGTATTGTTGGCAACTGGAGTTGTGGCACAAGATGCAGTCTGGCTCTTCCTATGTAATTTCGGATACGTAGTCGGCAGAGCTGGCAAAGAGAAGAAGGTGtggctgcaaagaaaaaaaagagatgtataATTATATAAGAGccagtgtttttgtttaaaacagcCTTGCACAATAATGGTATCTCTGTAATGTAAATTCTTtatcctttttcattttcctttatggCCTTTTTCCCTGTCAGAGATAAAGACTAGGGGAAACCTTATTAATAAACAGGCAGATATTCAAAAAAGCAAGGTCAGGGAGGTTCagcaaataatttgtttttaaataaaaaaacagcacacaaaTCATCTGATTACCTTCATGGAGTAGCAGCAGTCTCTCCACTAAACTGCTTGGAGCAGCTAAATCTACAGGCCTctcaaaatctgtatttttggCATTTATGTCTGCCCCAAATTCAAGGAGTAAGTTTACAATCTCTGTACTTGAATGCTGGGCAGCAGCATGGAGTGGAGTTTccaaatgctttcctttttgcaCGTTGGCACCTggtatatatatgcatgtaaagaaatgtaaagaaGAGATTAATTAAAACTGCAATCGACTAAAGAAGATGctaccaaacaaaaaaatatccACTGTCTGGGGATTCCAACACTTACTTTAgccattttattaattttattccaTACAACGATAGCTAATCATATAAGTGATTCTTCTGATCCCGTATACTTTTCCTAGACAGTTTTATTAGACACAACTAGATTTTAAGGGAAAACACTttataaaaagctgaaaaaatcaattataaaaaaaaatataaaaagtacacatttaagaaaatttGCTACAAGTAAAAATATACTTTCCTTATGTAAGTGTTTAAAAAGAATCGCTAAACTGCAGTATTTCAATTAAGACGGACTAAACACAATTGCAATAATGAATTTCTATTCATGAAAAAATGTCCACACAAGAGCTAAACAAAATAGATAGTATGGAATAACTTCCTTGATAAGCAAGCTGTTAATCCCTCCTAAAACTGGGTTTACCCCAATAGTTTTCTAGACTATCTtgtaagatgaaaaaataaaaataaattaaaaaaaaatcttgagagATCTACTGAGACCAAAAATTAGCTTCTGTACCAAATTTTCTAACAGATTAAAAGTTTTTGGCCTTTTTAATTCCCATGtgaataaaataactttaaaatatcaCAGGCCTAGCAATTCAATTTGGAGTCCAAATAGGTCACCGTTAACAGTATTAACAACTTGAGAATATTTCCCCGGTATAATTCTCTTGCCTATTTCATTGTCTATTTGCTTTTCACCTTCTAATACTCTCTCACAAACTGATCAAATAAATTCAGACAGATATAAATAGTTAATTATATTGTCTATTTACATATCCTATTCTACATTAGGGCAATAATGAATCTAGAATATcctgttactgtttttattgTGTGGTAGTATTCGAATCCCCAAACatgttagttttatttctgGGGCTCTTAAACCTAGAAATCATGAAATAGGATAGTTAATAAGGCAAAGAAACTgacttcaaaagaaataatttaactgCTCGCTTAAGTAACCTGCAATtaactagaaaaaaacaactgaagtgCAAAGATGACAAGGCTGTaattattcaaatatatatgtTCATTCATTGTTCTGCAGGATATTTGGGGATACATTCTGCAGGACACAAAAACCTTGTATCTCATTGCCTGAAATACAACAAATGATCCTTTCTGCAGATCATGTCCCTGGACTTACGCTGAAAGAGACTGAACCTCCAACTTCTATTTTTGTTGATTAACTACATAAAATGAAGTTTAGGACCAACTGCCATCTACCTTACCTCTTCTTTATGCAGCTCAATCTCTATGCTTTGTAAAAAAGATCAATCAGAATATgctgaagaatgaaaaagggTGGGACTacattgctaaaaaaaaaaatctgttgaaaacACAATGGttactatattaaaaaaaaaaaaactttctcaaaGCTAatttttacctttgtttttcctacagaaagcaaacatctACAAAGCTGAGGTACGTGCTGAAAATTCTGAACACCCATTCTTATTGGTCTTTTCACcaatttcttgaaaaaaaaattctttttcacCCTTTTCCCCTCATATGTTTGCTATGCCgcaaaataatgaaagataCGTTATTATGAGCAAGCACGCACCACAGTAAACTTGCAAATAGAACCCTGCAAGCAACGGTTCTAGTTTTGTTGATTGAGCACAGTTCACTTCAAAAGTGAGTACAGCGTGCTTAATTCTATAAACTATcagtacttttatttaaatcatgACGTACCTGCATAAAGAAGCTTTCGAATACAGTGGATCTGCTGTGAAACACATGCTACATACAGAGGTGTTCCCAAATGGGGAAGGTCTTGGTCAACGTCTATACCCCAGGATATCAGTACCTCCAGACAGTCGCTGTGTCCTGTCAGTACAAAGCGTAACAGGTTGCTCAACGTCAGTAAGCTGTCTCATTGACAAAACTTCACTGACACACTTCTTAACACAGTTATTGAAACATTTGTCTACTACTCCATGTTTGTTCAGAGGGTAATTTCTTACCTCTACTGGCCGCTTCATGAGTTGGGGATGGAAGACAGGACTCCCACTGAGCTTTGGCACCATACTCTAACAGGAGCTCAGCGCATGCTGCGCTGCCTCTCGAACATGCGTTAAATAAAGGTGTCACTCCATCAATTGTTGTAGCATTTACCTAGAATACATAAAATCTAGGTAAGAAcagaattgaaagaaaaaatatttttttaaacagaatatggttagaaactgctttaaaatacaaaaacaaaacaaaaccaaaaaaaaacagtttagagTAACAGTTTAGAATAAAGTAGCTTAACTGCTCAGTCCCTGTGCTACTGTCTTCCTCTCACCACACTCCCCAGGTGAAATCAGTTCACTGGTATTCTTGTTAAACTAcgtcaaataaaacaaaatacacttgGTATACTGAAGACTATTTGGGCAGtaaataactttgttttcaaaagtaattGCACTTAGCTCTTTTCATTGATACAAAAAATCCACACCTTGTGTGGTAATGGGGACCTTCTCTGTAGCTCTGTCAGACTGCAAGCTCCATATGGGAATTATTTGCcgttttcttctgtgtttttaatctCTGTGTTGGAGTGATATTTCATGGGACAAGACAAGGCTAATAGTGCTTGCTGTTCTGATACCAATGTAGCCACTCCCCAGTTTAACTGAATATTCTCAGTATGAGAGAATGATGAGAGAAAGTAGGCAAAATCGTGAGGGCTGATGATAATAAAGCACAGGTATTTGGAGAGAGGAGTCTTGCCTATCCTATTCCATGCACCCCCAAACAAACGCCAACAATTAAAAGTACTACAAAAACTTAAGATcggaaaataaaatttgttcttATACTTTTGTCTATAGTATCTATAGTTTTGTATCTATAGAATCCTTGTGCTAGCTGAAGTGGACAGGAATTAGTTTTTGGAACACAactatgtgttgtttttttttttctattacttaGACATATTCTAGATGTTTCTCAAAATTTAACTGTAAGgacaataaatatttccattacaAAAATCAGAGATTTGGGAAACTATAACTGATGGGGAATCTGATGTCAGCACAGATTGTAGTGAAAATTGTCTGTGAATTCTTATTTTTGATTTGGGATAACAGGGGGTCTGTATCAGGAGTACCAAAAAGAGCCAATGTTCTTTTGTACTCAGACCAA contains the following coding sequences:
- the SPATA4 gene encoding spermatogenesis-associated protein 4, whose translation is MAPRQPGLPRAVLRWLQSLDLPACPRHCRRHFSNGYLVVEILARYFPLEIRSRACGTGSSLPAKLSNWARLRRFFAKHNLSVAQELIEGTIHCKPGAAERLVQDIYSMLTNRCIKSLQDREIDFTDYCYQTQLPMVARSTASKAIKNNIRLTEIMMEPSVTINRQKANAISNMHMRMRMQEREEDPRRFNIKRSFRHRTVYHLNCTTSSTNIASIPKEKVFAPSYSSGKRDKTDVHSEELQEKQADRCSVMMVI
- the ASB5 gene encoding ankyrin repeat and SOCS box protein 5 isoform X2, encoding MTTSTAVQRSHNLPKRRLESIGECPAKRKASWGILTSQGSWADRSPLHEAASQGRLLSLKTLLSQGYNVDTLTIDQVTPLHEACLGDHVGCARILLEAGANVNATTIDGVTPLFNACSRGSAACAELLLEYGAKAQWESCLPSPTHEAASRGHSDCLEVLISWGIDVDQDLPHLGTPLYVACVSQQIHCIRKLLYAGANVQKGKHLETPLHAAAQHSSTEIVNLLLEFGADINAKNTDFERPVDLAAPSSLVERLLLLHEATPSSLCQLCRLRIRNYIGRARLHLVPQLQLPTILKNFLQYR
- the ASB5 gene encoding ankyrin repeat and SOCS box protein 5 isoform X1, whose protein sequence is MTVIEESRPFAQQLSNVYFTILSLFCFKLFVKISLAILSHFYIVKGNRKEAARIAAEFYGVPQGQGSWADRSPLHEAASQGRLLSLKTLLSQGYNVDTLTIDQVTPLHEACLGDHVGCARILLEAGANVNATTIDGVTPLFNACSRGSAACAELLLEYGAKAQWESCLPSPTHEAASRGHSDCLEVLISWGIDVDQDLPHLGTPLYVACVSQQIHCIRKLLYAGANVQKGKHLETPLHAAAQHSSTEIVNLLLEFGADINAKNTDFERPVDLAAPSSLVERLLLLHEATPSSLCQLCRLRIRNYIGRARLHLVPQLQLPTILKNFLQYR
- the ASB5 gene encoding ankyrin repeat and SOCS box protein 5 isoform X3, yielding MSRIYNCNWLEVPWGDGDLGSWADRSPLHEAASQGRLLSLKTLLSQGYNVDTLTIDQVTPLHEACLGDHVGCARILLEAGANVNATTIDGVTPLFNACSRGSAACAELLLEYGAKAQWESCLPSPTHEAASRGHSDCLEVLISWGIDVDQDLPHLGTPLYVACVSQQIHCIRKLLYAGANVQKGKHLETPLHAAAQHSSTEIVNLLLEFGADINAKNTDFERPVDLAAPSSLVERLLLLHEATPSSLCQLCRLRIRNYIGRARLHLVPQLQLPTILKNFLQYR